One window of the Synechococcus sp. CC9311 genome contains the following:
- a CDS encoding DUF2811 domain-containing protein, whose translation MDRYHLEHCDTPLAESLSDVGLSLVSMEAEIPELLYRGMKDFIGLNPRWDQYRLLSSAIAQFLVQNGCTDRAVTERYLDDLFMRSQA comes from the coding sequence ATGGATCGATATCACCTTGAGCACTGCGACACTCCTTTGGCTGAATCACTCAGTGACGTAGGACTTTCATTGGTGAGCATGGAAGCAGAAATCCCTGAACTGCTTTATCGCGGAATGAAAGATTTCATTGGATTGAATCCACGCTGGGATCAATACCGTTTGCTCAGCTCTGCAATTGCTCAATTTTTAGTTCAAAACGGTTGTACTGACCGAGCAGTTACCGAACGCTATCTCGACGATCTTTTCATGCGTTCTCAGGCTTGA
- a CDS encoding amino acid ABC transporter permease, which translates to MAREFQPRQQRYRRWRQKPIEAAFSVLILGLIVWALWSTGSWLITGADWRVVTHNLPLFAFGSYPADQRWRPLVWMVVLLLLTITTLGSDHLPQPLKRLRPCLPWAWILMVPTGVVLLAGSANLQAVPSRAWGGLTLTLLLTTASGFLALPLGVGLAIGRTSNLGLVAMLCRIYIDLMRAVPLIAVLFFGQLLLPLFLPVEIEINRVLRAVMAFALFAAAYVAEDVRGGLQSIPPTQAEAAAALGLNASLTMRLIILPQALRIAVPALTNQAIGLMQNTSLMAILGLIELLGISRSLLANPDYIGRHLETYVWLAGVYWLLCSAMALLAKRIERQGHLSTGS; encoded by the coding sequence ATGGCGAGAGAATTCCAACCTCGGCAGCAGCGCTATCGGCGTTGGCGCCAAAAACCGATTGAGGCCGCATTCAGCGTTCTCATTCTCGGTTTAATTGTTTGGGCTCTTTGGTCAACGGGGTCCTGGCTCATCACAGGAGCTGATTGGCGGGTGGTCACTCACAACCTTCCGCTGTTTGCCTTTGGCAGTTACCCCGCTGATCAACGCTGGAGGCCTTTGGTTTGGATGGTCGTTCTCCTGTTGCTAACGATCACCACCTTGGGCAGTGATCACTTACCCCAACCGCTGAAACGCCTCCGACCTTGCCTTCCCTGGGCATGGATCCTCATGGTGCCCACAGGAGTCGTTTTGCTTGCTGGATCCGCAAACCTCCAAGCAGTGCCATCTCGCGCTTGGGGAGGTCTCACCCTCACATTGCTACTGACAACAGCGAGTGGGTTTCTAGCGCTGCCCCTAGGCGTAGGGCTTGCTATTGGCAGAACGTCCAATTTGGGTTTGGTCGCGATGCTCTGCCGGATCTATATCGACCTCATGCGTGCCGTTCCTCTCATTGCGGTGCTGTTTTTCGGACAACTGCTCCTACCTCTCTTCCTCCCAGTTGAGATCGAAATCAACAGAGTGTTGAGAGCTGTGATGGCTTTTGCACTGTTTGCAGCTGCTTATGTAGCAGAAGATGTCCGCGGAGGACTGCAATCCATCCCACCCACGCAAGCGGAAGCGGCAGCGGCACTGGGTCTCAATGCGTCTCTCACGATGAGACTGATCATTCTTCCCCAGGCACTAAGGATCGCTGTTCCGGCTTTAACCAACCAAGCGATCGGATTGATGCAAAACACCAGCTTGATGGCGATTCTCGGATTGATAGAACTGCTAGGAATTAGCCGAAGCTTGCTGGCAAACCCTGACTACATCGGCCGTCATCTTGAGACTTATGTCTGGCTTGCTGGTGTGTATTGGTTGCTCTGTTCAGCGATGGCCCTCTTAGCGAAGCGAATTGAACGTCAAGGACACTTATCGACTGGCTCTTAA
- a CDS encoding FAD-binding oxidoreductase, which yields MTKHAALWNPLADDSHPAGWIMSDGITLSNQIRQGVQPTPLLICAGGTSSRCAADGLWTLDLRAGHRQLIISEETDEVEIGTGLTMAEVLEGLQNRGRSIPVGLSTIPGCGFVLTGGIGPLTRSQGLAMDHIVGLRGVWGNGDSFDLSDPANRASVEIDIDNEAHQQWRGLLGAAPFLAVVTAIRLRTQKLTPLVIWRSVGSIHQLAVAIEEAEQWNHSASLQWAWNEKIELFITCCADDPAGMKAMESLRTLLGYCAESSMTIVAGQHAQPPFGTLARSNTAQGHLHNEVISRLGPAWSQRLPSLIADLNELISNRPHIGCQISAQQLGGMSALIPVSRTSFIHRDAIWKPWVSAAWTAGDAKGRERALEWLMRTNNLLSDYCPGVHLTQIHPHLSCHKKELNDAFQDWLPGLNQLKSRKDPRGLLPPL from the coding sequence GTGACAAAGCATGCTGCGCTTTGGAATCCACTGGCGGACGATTCACATCCAGCCGGTTGGATCATGTCTGATGGAATCACCCTTTCCAACCAGATACGCCAAGGAGTCCAGCCAACCCCACTGTTGATTTGCGCAGGGGGCACCAGCAGTCGCTGTGCTGCCGATGGGCTCTGGACACTCGACTTAAGAGCGGGCCATCGCCAGCTGATCATCAGCGAAGAAACAGATGAAGTGGAGATTGGCACAGGGCTCACCATGGCTGAAGTTTTAGAAGGTCTTCAAAACCGTGGACGCTCGATCCCGGTTGGCTTATCCACCATTCCAGGGTGTGGCTTTGTCTTAACTGGTGGCATCGGCCCACTAACCCGATCCCAGGGTCTCGCCATGGATCACATCGTGGGACTGCGAGGTGTCTGGGGAAACGGAGACAGCTTCGACCTTTCAGACCCGGCCAACCGAGCAAGCGTTGAAATCGACATTGACAACGAAGCGCATCAACAGTGGAGAGGACTGCTCGGTGCCGCTCCATTCCTGGCGGTTGTCACTGCGATTCGACTGCGTACTCAGAAACTCACACCATTAGTGATTTGGCGAAGCGTAGGCAGCATTCATCAACTAGCCGTCGCCATCGAGGAGGCAGAACAGTGGAACCACAGTGCCAGCTTGCAGTGGGCCTGGAACGAAAAAATTGAGCTCTTCATCACTTGCTGCGCTGACGACCCTGCAGGGATGAAAGCAATGGAGTCGCTGAGAACCCTTCTGGGCTACTGCGCTGAATCCAGCATGACGATCGTTGCCGGCCAACATGCTCAGCCCCCATTTGGAACGCTGGCAAGATCTAACACTGCACAGGGACACCTTCATAACGAAGTGATCAGCAGGCTGGGGCCTGCCTGGAGCCAACGATTGCCGTCACTGATCGCAGACCTCAATGAACTCATAAGCAACCGTCCTCATATCGGATGCCAAATCAGTGCTCAGCAACTTGGGGGAATGAGTGCTCTGATTCCCGTTTCACGCACATCTTTCATACATCGCGATGCCATCTGGAAACCATGGGTCAGCGCAGCATGGACTGCAGGTGATGCAAAGGGGCGAGAACGTGCACTGGAATGGTTGATGCGCACCAACAACCTCCTCTCCGACTACTGCCCGGGCGTTCACCTCACTCAGATCCATCCACATCTGTCTTGCCATAAAAAAGAACTCAATGACGCCTTTCAAGACTGGCTTCCAGGCCTCAATCAATTGAAGTCGCGTAAGGACCCCCGTGGGTTACTGCCACCGCTCTGA
- a CDS encoding sirohydrochlorin chelatase — MSSEPIASQPSPYGVLICGHGSRNRLAVEEFERLAIGLRRRMSPISVEHGFLEFANPILRDGLDRLREQGVERVLAIPAMLFAAGHAKNDIPSVLNTYSAETGLEIEYGRELGVDRLMIAAAGARIQEALDANPDVPLSDTMLVVVGRGSSDPDANSNVAKVARMLVEGFGFGWGETVYSGVTFPLVEPGLRHVVRLGFKRIIVFPYFLFSGVLVTRIRQHSERVANDHPEVEFLHASYLGDHAMVQDTFIERVDEVLGGETAMNCSLCKYRAQVLGFETEVGLAQASHHHHVEGLTDGCDLCELECTGACQPDGVPIPLGGGHQSHTHGDHSHDHAHDHDHGHHPYPHAEHPLGPSTLRGRLADSKTDASEP; from the coding sequence GTGAGTTCAGAGCCGATTGCGTCGCAACCATCGCCCTACGGCGTTTTGATTTGTGGTCATGGGAGCAGGAATCGTTTAGCGGTTGAAGAATTTGAACGTCTTGCGATCGGTCTGCGCCGGCGCATGAGTCCTATTTCTGTTGAACACGGGTTTTTGGAATTTGCCAATCCAATCCTTAGGGATGGTTTGGATCGCTTAAGAGAGCAAGGGGTGGAGCGGGTGTTGGCGATTCCGGCCATGTTGTTTGCAGCAGGCCACGCCAAAAATGACATCCCTTCAGTGCTGAATACCTACAGCGCTGAAACGGGCTTGGAGATCGAGTACGGCAGAGAACTAGGTGTTGATCGATTGATGATTGCAGCCGCAGGCGCTCGGATCCAAGAGGCGTTGGATGCCAATCCAGACGTTCCCTTGTCCGACACCATGTTGGTGGTTGTAGGACGGGGGTCATCGGATCCCGATGCCAATTCCAACGTCGCGAAGGTCGCACGGATGTTGGTGGAAGGGTTTGGCTTCGGCTGGGGTGAAACCGTTTACTCCGGGGTGACGTTCCCGTTGGTGGAGCCAGGGCTGCGACATGTAGTGCGCCTCGGTTTTAAGCGCATCATCGTGTTCCCCTATTTCCTGTTTTCTGGTGTTCTTGTGACCAGGATCCGCCAGCACAGTGAACGCGTCGCTAACGATCACCCCGAAGTGGAATTTCTGCATGCCTCCTATCTCGGAGATCACGCAATGGTGCAAGACACGTTTATCGAGCGGGTCGATGAAGTTCTTGGTGGTGAGACAGCGATGAATTGCTCGCTCTGTAAATACAGAGCACAGGTGCTGGGTTTTGAGACTGAGGTGGGCTTAGCCCAGGCCAGCCACCATCACCACGTGGAGGGATTGACCGATGGCTGCGATCTGTGTGAGCTCGAATGCACTGGTGCTTGTCAGCCCGATGGTGTCCCAATTCCGCTGGGTGGTGGGCATCAGTCTCATACGCATGGAGACCACTCCCATGACCACGCCCATGACCATGACCATGGGCATCACCCCTACCCGCATGCTGAACATCCCTTAGGTCCCAGCACCCTTCGTGGTCGCCTTGCAGATTCGAAGACGGACGCCTCTGAACCATGA
- a CDS encoding AEC family transporter, giving the protein MLRLLAELIPGLLGGYLLGRFKPGWVKPLATPLVRYGVPISLMGLLLKGGLNSSLLSTAATAAAAIFGMLLVLRRWRRESDQWLSPTLQLGSCVGNTAYFGIPVALALLPPEALSISIGYDFGATLLSWGLGPIWLAGSSQEAHPHRWRVLIHHLSSSPASRGLLGALLVMATPWQTTITSALWMPSRVVIVLALIVVGMRLAGLSEERSEATHNTAAPIAPSQALNAALGCKLLLFPALVLGLTLVLPISAFARQALVLQAAAPTAISVLLMAETEQADSSAAAQLIWRSTLLAIVTVPIWAVLLKTLGERLGT; this is encoded by the coding sequence GTGCTGCGCCTCCTGGCTGAACTCATTCCAGGCCTTCTTGGTGGTTATCTGCTTGGACGCTTCAAACCAGGGTGGGTCAAGCCCCTAGCAACGCCACTCGTGCGTTACGGCGTTCCCATCAGCCTGATGGGATTGCTGTTGAAAGGTGGATTAAACAGCTCACTCCTCAGCACGGCGGCCACGGCCGCGGCCGCCATCTTTGGCATGCTGCTGGTGCTCAGACGTTGGCGCCGAGAGAGCGATCAGTGGCTCTCGCCCACGCTTCAACTGGGGAGTTGCGTCGGCAACACGGCTTATTTCGGAATTCCGGTCGCTCTGGCTTTACTCCCCCCGGAGGCCCTTTCGATCAGCATCGGATACGACTTCGGTGCAACCCTCCTGTCTTGGGGCCTTGGACCCATCTGGCTGGCTGGATCAAGCCAGGAGGCTCATCCGCACCGTTGGCGTGTGTTGATCCACCACCTCAGTTCAAGTCCTGCGTCACGAGGACTACTGGGCGCCTTGCTGGTGATGGCTACGCCATGGCAAACAACGATTACGTCCGCACTCTGGATGCCTTCAAGGGTTGTGATCGTGCTGGCCTTGATCGTTGTAGGCATGCGACTTGCAGGCCTTTCAGAGGAGAGATCCGAAGCAACTCACAACACAGCAGCACCGATTGCTCCCAGCCAAGCGTTGAATGCTGCTCTGGGGTGCAAACTTTTGTTGTTTCCTGCACTCGTCTTAGGACTCACCCTGGTCCTTCCTATCAGTGCTTTCGCACGTCAGGCCCTTGTCCTACAAGCTGCAGCTCCCACTGCCATTTCCGTCCTCCTCATGGCAGAAACCGAGCAGGCAGACAGCTCTGCTGCCGCACAACTCATTTGGCGCAGCACCCTCCTGGCGATCGTCACGGTGCCAATTTGGGCTGTGCTGCTGAAGACATTGGGAGAAAGACTCGGAACGTGA
- a CDS encoding DUF6538 domain-containing protein has product MGRRRKGPIQLNRGATWYVRLWVPEKDRKAVGKSTLIRSLKTTDHAEALVRYGAAYRRLEAELEALLNSAPSLREQVKKGLEGPNELPTDKPLKQRELTEIQVGAFDPSDQAHQSVFNFYDRRPLNQHIALAGADEKTILQYLTC; this is encoded by the coding sequence ATGGGCAGGAGACGTAAAGGTCCAATACAACTCAATAGAGGCGCTACTTGGTACGTCCGTCTGTGGGTTCCAGAGAAAGACCGCAAGGCAGTTGGCAAAAGCACTCTCATTCGGTCTCTGAAGACCACTGACCATGCGGAAGCATTGGTTAGGTATGGAGCTGCTTACAGGCGGCTAGAGGCAGAGCTAGAGGCTCTACTCAATTCCGCACCGTCGCTACGGGAACAGGTGAAAAAAGGGTTAGAGGGACCTAATGAACTCCCTACAGATAAACCGCTCAAACAAAGAGAGCTCACAGAAATACAGGTTGGCGCCTTTGATCCATCAGATCAGGCACATCAATCCGTTTTTAATTTCTACGACAGGCGACCCCTTAACCAACACATCGCGCTTGCTGGAGCAGACGAGAAAACTATTTTGCAATACCTCACATGCTAG
- a CDS encoding SulP family inorganic anion transporter — translation MASSPAMGLQNWFSNPRRDVLSGLVVAFAMIPEAIAFSGIAGVDPRVGLFGAFCLSITIAFVGGRTAMITSATGSTALLMTGLVATGNARGEGLGLAYLMAAGILTGVFQILWGYLRLAYQMRFVPLGVLSGFVNALALLIFQAQLPQLGINLHFGEAGNDHAMHALSGSQIPVVWALVLLGLVIIYGLPRITRALPSQLVAIIVITAISMGLQLDIPKVVDLGELPNGLPFFNLPFGDVSNQRVPFNLETFGIVLPTALSISLVGLMETFLTQDILDERTDSNSNKNTEAKGQGIANIVSSLFGGMAGCALVGQSVMNIDNGGRTRLSTLSSGVSLLAMILLASTWLKQIPMAALVAVMIGIAVSTADVAGLRNIRNIPKSDTAVMVMTFAVTMLTTPHNLALGVLAGVALAGILFSRKVAKVISVEAIKINTDECRYVVRGQLFFVSKVYFLQGFDVHEHPARITIDMSQAHIWDQSGVGALNQLIRKLRLGGSVVNVEGLNKESLNLFERIGSQPEGSHG, via the coding sequence ATGGCTTCCTCTCCCGCAATGGGACTTCAGAACTGGTTCAGCAATCCGAGACGAGATGTTCTATCGGGACTGGTCGTGGCCTTCGCGATGATTCCAGAAGCGATCGCATTCTCTGGGATTGCAGGCGTGGATCCCAGGGTTGGATTGTTTGGAGCCTTTTGTCTCTCCATAACGATTGCCTTCGTCGGTGGACGAACAGCGATGATCACCTCCGCAACGGGATCAACAGCCCTGTTGATGACCGGATTGGTGGCGACAGGAAATGCAAGAGGAGAAGGACTAGGGCTGGCCTACTTGATGGCCGCAGGCATTCTCACCGGCGTCTTCCAAATTCTCTGGGGTTACTTACGCCTGGCCTATCAGATGAGGTTCGTGCCTCTGGGCGTCTTAAGCGGATTTGTGAATGCTCTTGCTTTATTGATCTTTCAGGCTCAACTTCCTCAATTGGGGATCAATCTTCACTTTGGGGAAGCTGGAAATGACCATGCCATGCACGCCCTAAGCGGAAGTCAAATCCCCGTTGTCTGGGCACTCGTCTTGCTTGGACTTGTCATCATTTATGGCCTACCACGTATTACACGCGCCTTACCTTCCCAGCTAGTAGCGATCATTGTGATTACAGCTATCAGTATGGGGCTGCAACTAGACATTCCTAAGGTTGTGGACCTTGGAGAGCTTCCTAATGGTCTGCCTTTTTTCAATCTTCCCTTTGGCGATGTTAGCAATCAAAGGGTTCCCTTTAATTTAGAAACGTTTGGAATTGTCTTACCAACAGCTTTATCGATCTCACTCGTTGGCTTAATGGAGACATTCCTCACTCAAGACATTCTTGACGAGAGAACTGATTCCAATTCAAACAAAAATACTGAAGCCAAAGGTCAGGGAATTGCAAACATCGTGTCCTCCCTATTTGGAGGAATGGCTGGCTGCGCGTTAGTGGGCCAATCAGTCATGAACATCGACAATGGTGGCCGAACACGCCTCTCCACCCTGTCATCCGGAGTCAGCCTTTTAGCAATGATTTTGCTTGCCAGTACTTGGCTTAAGCAAATCCCCATGGCAGCTTTGGTCGCTGTGATGATTGGAATTGCAGTGAGTACAGCTGACGTGGCTGGCTTGCGAAATATCCGAAATATCCCCAAAAGTGATACTGCCGTGATGGTGATGACTTTTGCAGTCACCATGCTCACAACGCCCCACAATCTTGCGCTTGGAGTCCTTGCCGGGGTTGCTCTTGCAGGTATTTTATTCAGCCGTAAAGTTGCAAAAGTCATTAGTGTTGAAGCGATTAAAATCAACACTGACGAATGTCGCTATGTCGTAAGGGGTCAACTATTCTTTGTGAGCAAAGTTTATTTTTTACAGGGATTTGATGTTCACGAACATCCAGCACGAATCACCATTGACATGAGCCAGGCACATATTTGGGACCAAAGTGGTGTTGGAGCACTTAACCAACTCATCCGCAAGCTCAGACTTGGTGGATCCGTCGTAAATGTTGAGGGGTTAAATAAAGAAAGCTTGAATCTGTTTGAAAGGATTGGAAGCCAGCCCGAAGGTAGTCATGGGTGA
- a CDS encoding amino acid ABC transporter ATP-binding protein yields MTIAIQAQSVSKSYSDDHRALDEVNLSVNLGEVLVVMGPSGSGKSTLIRTFNGLESIDEGQLEIVGIQLDSNHEERQIKRIRRRVGMVFQQFNLFPHLSILDNITLAPIRVKKANKKEAELRAMSLLTQMGIADQAMKRPAQLSGGQQQRVAIARALAMDPEVMLFDEPTSALDPERVKEVLDAMRALASAGMTMVVVTHELGFAREVADRVLFMDAGKVVELSDATTFFSHAKEERSRRFLNQMTN; encoded by the coding sequence ATGACGATCGCCATTCAAGCGCAATCCGTTAGCAAGTCTTACTCAGACGATCATCGAGCTCTTGATGAGGTGAATCTCAGCGTGAACCTTGGCGAAGTTCTCGTGGTCATGGGGCCCTCTGGTTCAGGGAAAAGCACCTTGATCCGTACCTTCAATGGCTTGGAAAGCATTGATGAAGGCCAGTTGGAAATCGTAGGGATTCAGTTGGATTCCAACCATGAAGAGCGACAGATCAAACGAATCCGGCGCAGAGTTGGAATGGTTTTTCAACAGTTCAATTTATTTCCCCATCTCTCCATACTGGACAACATCACACTGGCTCCAATCCGCGTCAAAAAGGCCAACAAGAAAGAGGCCGAACTCCGTGCGATGTCGCTCCTGACCCAAATGGGGATTGCTGATCAAGCCATGAAACGTCCTGCCCAACTCAGTGGCGGGCAGCAACAACGCGTGGCGATCGCCAGAGCCTTGGCGATGGATCCAGAGGTAATGCTGTTCGACGAACCAACCAGTGCACTCGATCCAGAACGCGTGAAAGAAGTTCTCGATGCCATGCGCGCGCTTGCTTCAGCAGGAATGACCATGGTGGTCGTCACGCATGAGCTGGGATTTGCCCGTGAGGTCGCTGACAGGGTGCTGTTTATGGATGCAGGAAAAGTGGTGGAACTGTCAGATGCGACGACATTTTTCAGTCATGCCAAAGAAGAGCGCAGCAGGCGCTTCCTCAATCAAATGACTAACTGA
- a CDS encoding HdeD family acid-resistance protein → MNTRRIAAVLLIVASVVAILLPFASATLLTIGLGGIVFVAGLNQLLRIGDIPTNQGKLFKGLSGLLYIGGAVFILIDPIDSEISLTLFAGVLLLVEGVMELATGASSHAPASGLVVVDGIVTAVLGLLLVIEWPTDSLWALGTIFGVSLFLSALNLLKPTDAPPAAS, encoded by the coding sequence ATGAATACTCGCCGTATCGCTGCAGTCCTTTTGATTGTGGCGTCTGTTGTAGCGATTTTGCTGCCCTTTGCTTCAGCAACCCTTCTAACCATTGGATTGGGAGGGATTGTGTTCGTAGCTGGACTGAATCAACTGCTTCGGATTGGAGATATTCCAACCAATCAAGGGAAACTTTTTAAAGGCTTGTCAGGTCTGCTCTACATCGGCGGTGCTGTCTTTATTCTGATCGACCCTATCGATAGTGAAATCAGCCTCACGCTGTTTGCAGGCGTCCTTTTGCTTGTTGAAGGGGTGATGGAATTAGCAACAGGAGCCAGTTCCCACGCACCAGCAAGTGGTCTTGTGGTGGTGGATGGAATCGTGACTGCCGTGCTCGGATTGCTGCTGGTGATCGAATGGCCCACTGACAGCCTCTGGGCATTGGGAACCATCTTTGGAGTGTCGCTTTTCCTTTCCGCCTTGAACTTGCTCAAGCCCACGGATGCACCACCAGCCGCCAGCTAA
- a CDS encoding ABC transporter permease subunit (The N-terminal region of this protein, as described by TIGR01726, is a three transmembrane segment that identifies a subfamily of ABC transporter permease subunits, which specificities that include histidine, arginine, glutamine, glutamate, L-cystine (sic), the opines (in Agrobacterium) octopine and nopaline, etc.) produces the protein MNRSKRWWWQLIIVLVLLTVMGILINNLAVNLIRTGLGLSFDWLWRPAGFALSEHPLPYQPSDSTAWALLMGWLNSLRVIVAGIVLATLLGVSTGAARRSLNPLLRQLAALYVGSIRQIPLLLQLLFWYFVAFLGLPSEPFAPLGAVIHLSNQGISLLGVTLSVEFAAVLVGLSVFTGASIAEVVRGGLDSVPRGQWEAFRSLGMTEGLGLRRIVLPQALPAILPALSSQYLNLAKNSTLAIAVGYADLYAVSDTTITQTGRAIEGFLLLLLSFLLLNLLINGGMQLLNRAVLKSQHHH, from the coding sequence ATGAATCGTTCAAAACGCTGGTGGTGGCAACTCATCATCGTGCTTGTTCTCCTCACAGTGATGGGGATTCTGATCAACAACCTCGCCGTCAATCTCATAAGAACAGGGCTAGGTCTCAGTTTTGATTGGTTGTGGCGACCCGCAGGTTTCGCACTCAGTGAGCACCCACTTCCGTATCAACCTTCAGACAGCACAGCCTGGGCGCTGCTGATGGGATGGCTGAACAGCTTGCGAGTGATCGTTGCAGGAATTGTGTTGGCAACCCTGCTTGGCGTCAGCACCGGTGCTGCTCGCCGCAGCCTGAATCCGTTGTTAAGGCAATTAGCAGCTCTGTATGTGGGATCAATTCGTCAGATTCCTCTTCTATTGCAGCTTCTGTTCTGGTACTTCGTTGCCTTTCTGGGACTTCCCTCAGAGCCATTTGCACCCCTTGGAGCCGTGATCCACCTGTCCAATCAGGGCATCAGCTTGCTTGGAGTAACTCTCAGTGTGGAGTTTGCAGCTGTCCTCGTGGGACTCAGTGTGTTTACGGGAGCATCCATTGCAGAAGTGGTTCGCGGTGGTCTCGATTCCGTCCCACGCGGACAATGGGAAGCCTTCCGCAGTCTTGGCATGACAGAGGGACTTGGGTTACGCCGAATCGTCCTTCCCCAGGCTCTTCCTGCAATTCTGCCTGCACTCAGCAGTCAATATTTGAATCTGGCCAAAAACAGCACCCTGGCGATTGCCGTTGGCTACGCCGATCTCTACGCAGTGAGTGACACCACCATCACGCAAACGGGTCGAGCGATCGAAGGATTTTTGCTGCTTTTGCTGAGTTTTCTACTGCTGAACTTGCTGATCAATGGAGGCATGCAGCTGCTGAACCGCGCTGTTTTAAAAAGCCAGCACCATCATTAA
- a CDS encoding amino acid ABC transporter substrate-binding protein — MRVHLLALPLVSFLFILNGCATLGEGGASRLDLIKRRAELRCGVSGKIPGFSFLRRDGSFAGLDVDICRAFAAALTGSPDQVQYRSLTAPERFTALRTGEIDLLSRNTTFNLSRDAVGGNGVSFAPVVFHDGQGLLVKRQSGVSDLNDLQGKTICVGSGTTTEQNLNDAFQARGIDYKPIKYQDLNQVIAGYLQGRCSAMTSDRSQLAAARSGFNNPEQHVILPEVLSKEPLAPLAAGGDQRLADAMRWVIYALIAAEELGITQQNIGDKLEEAQRRPELTQLRRFLGVEGELGEKLGLNNDFIVKVIQAVGNYGEIYNRHLGPDSAVPIPRGLNNLYRNGGVLTSPPFQ; from the coding sequence ATGAGAGTCCATCTTCTTGCGCTGCCGCTGGTTTCTTTCCTATTCATTTTGAATGGATGTGCCACGCTTGGAGAAGGCGGTGCGTCAAGACTCGATCTCATCAAACGGAGAGCTGAGCTTCGCTGTGGAGTGAGCGGCAAGATCCCAGGGTTTAGTTTTCTGCGAAGGGATGGTTCCTTCGCGGGACTTGATGTGGACATCTGTCGAGCCTTTGCAGCGGCACTTACTGGAAGCCCTGATCAGGTGCAATACAGGTCCTTAACCGCTCCAGAAAGATTCACAGCACTTAGAACTGGAGAAATTGACCTCTTATCGCGCAACACCACGTTCAACCTCAGTAGAGATGCCGTCGGAGGAAATGGTGTCAGCTTCGCCCCTGTTGTCTTCCATGACGGTCAAGGGCTCCTAGTCAAGCGTCAAAGTGGGGTCTCCGATCTCAACGACCTACAAGGCAAGACCATCTGCGTGGGCTCAGGAACCACGACCGAACAAAACCTCAACGATGCTTTTCAGGCCAGAGGGATCGACTACAAACCCATCAAGTATCAGGATCTCAACCAAGTGATCGCTGGCTACCTCCAAGGTCGCTGCAGTGCAATGACGTCCGATCGTTCTCAGCTCGCCGCGGCAAGATCCGGATTCAACAACCCTGAGCAACACGTCATTCTTCCTGAAGTCTTGAGCAAAGAACCCCTCGCTCCACTTGCAGCAGGTGGTGATCAGCGTCTGGCGGACGCCATGCGCTGGGTGATCTATGCGTTGATCGCTGCAGAGGAATTAGGCATTACACAACAAAACATCGGAGACAAACTTGAAGAAGCCCAACGTCGACCTGAACTCACACAATTGAGGCGATTTCTTGGCGTTGAAGGTGAATTAGGCGAAAAACTAGGTTTAAACAACGATTTTATTGTGAAGGTGATCCAAGCAGTAGGTAATTACGGTGAAATCTACAATCGACATCTCGGTCCGGACAGTGCTGTTCCTATTCCAAGGGGCCTCAATAATCTGTACAGGAATGGAGGAGTCCTGACCTCACCCCCGTTCCAATGA